The window TTTAAATATCAAGCTTCCTCAATCACTATCCAATATCTATTTCTACTACTGCTCATCTGTTTTCAAAACATTATCTCTCCTCCTTTACTCCTACGACTGACCCGCCATTAAATCCTGCAGTTGATTGCGAAAAAGACGTGCACCTCCATGAGCTGGATGACGAAGTCCACTACAGGAAATCTTAATCTCTGCAAGCTGCTGTTGAGCCTGTTTGCCAATCGCCAAGAGCCTTGCATTCGGAAATTGAGCTATCAGATACTGGAGGACTTCTCTCCCGATCCTTCGCTCCGATGGATTAGGTGTGCGGTTAGAAAGAAACCCACTCTGTTTCTTGTAAGGATGCCATGAAAACGAATTCCAAAGAATAGTTTTGTGAGTCAAATTAAAACGAACAAGCTCACTCCAAACAATTGTAGCAGTTGGTTCATTGAATCCTTTTTGATTCAAACTCTCTTTGCTTGTTCGCTGATGTTTCCCAGTAAATACATGGTTTGCGAATAATTGCTTATCTGATAGCTCTCCAAGAAGTAATCGTTCAGATGTCATCGGAATACCCGTGAAGTGGCCACCCTGATAACCTAGTGCTTCAGCTAGCATAATATATTGAACTTGACCTAATCTCTCCGAAAAATAAGCACGAAGATTCTGCTGTCTAACTTTATGAGAATCATTGTGCTTATCATGCTCAAAATCTACTTCCCACCAAGGATTAAAAACTTCACCTTTTGGAGATTCTTTCAGGAGATTCAGGAATTCATCGGTCATATTATTTCATTTTGAGCTGGAGCTTAGTTTGAAGAAAATGCTCTCAAAGTTACCTAATGAAAAAGATTTAATTTGACGTTCAAAAATATTACCTCTATCAATATATATGTGCATTGTGCATTATACATTTAACTAACTTTCCACTAACTTTTAACTTAATTTATTGGAGTTAAGAATGCGAAAACGAATTAGCATGCCAGATCGAGATTTCATTAAAGCCGCAAAAAGTGCTGCTAAATCTGGCCAGAGTTTAAGAGCAACAGCTTTGGGAGCAGGGGTAAGCTTGCAAACCTACAAAAATCATTTGATGGATGTGGCGATGCGATTGCAGGAAGCCCCTCCAAATTTTCCTAAAGGTAGACGAACTCGGATGAAGGAGCACATCTCTGAAATCAGAAGCTCGGGCCAGGGAGGTCAGGGTAGAAGGTTGGCACTTCCAAATGAAATTTTCGCGATCATGGGTTGGGATGTTGGGATGAAAGTGAAAATCAAGAAATCAGGAAAAAAAGTAACTTTAGAAACTTATGAGGGGCCTGAGTCAGGTTCCGTAGATGACGAAGATTAAATAGTCCTTAATTGTAAGATTCGCTTCGATCCTTGGACCAAAAATTATTTGGTAATTGAATGATGGGGCCAACGCATGTAGAAACGTGCCCCATTTTGATATCTTGGATCTAAGCGAATGATGCCATTGTGGGCTTCAAGAATCCTCGCTACAGTCGCCAATCCAATTCCACTTCCCTGCTTAGAATCATCCAATCTTATAAAAGGTTTGAAAATTTTTTCACCACCTAATCTTGGAATTCCATTGCCATTGTCTTCAATCCAGCACTCGCACCAGTTCCCAGAAACTCTCGTTCCAATTTTAATCTCAACTTGATCGAGTTTCCCTCTATATTTGATTGAGTTGCTGATTAGATTTTGCCAAACTTGACTCATCTTTAGAACATCGCATTGTACCTTGGGCCATTTGGAAGGAAGTCTGAATTTAACGATTCCCTGTTGTTGTTCTTGTTCAAACTGTTCAATTACAGTTTGTAGGATTTTTCCCAAAGAAACAGTTTGCATGTCCCCAATTATTTTTCCAGCCATTGCATAATTCAATAAAGTATCAATAAAGGTAAGCATCTTTGTGAATGAGCCTGGAATTCTGTCTAACAATTCATGCATACCGGGATCATTTCTTATTTCTGGATAATCTTCCTGTAACCGATGCAAAAAAAGATTGAAAAGACTGGCTGCCCCAACAACAGGAGATTTTAGATCGTGACTCACCATATGAGTGAAATCCTGCAATTCCTGTTTTTGTTGTAGTAAGTTCTGTGAAAGTTTTTGAACTTGATCAAAAGCCTTTTTTGTTCGAATAGCCGAGTTGATTCTGGCAAGAAGTGTGGTTTTCTCTACCGGCTTTAAAATATAGTCAACAGCCCCTGCATCAAAAGCTTCTCTTAGGGTTTGCCGATCATTCTTTGCAGTAACAATTAAGATTGGTAAATGAGCAAAGCGAGGTTGCTCTTTCAACAGTCGTGTTGTTTCTATTCCACTCAATTCTGGCATCATGTGATCAATAAGCATCACATCAGGCACCCACTCTTTCACAGTTTCAAGGGCTTCTTTGCCGCTACATACACTTCGAATACTCGAAGGCTGCTTTCGCAGAATATCTTCAATGACCAACCGATTATTTTCCTGATCATCAACGATCAG is drawn from SAR324 cluster bacterium and contains these coding sequences:
- a CDS encoding uracil-DNA glycosylase is translated as MTDEFLNLLKESPKGEVFNPWWEVDFEHDKHNDSHKVRQQNLRAYFSERLGQVQYIMLAEALGYQGGHFTGIPMTSERLLLGELSDKQLFANHVFTGKHQRTSKESLNQKGFNEPTATIVWSELVRFNLTHKTILWNSFSWHPYKKQSGFLSNRTPNPSERRIGREVLQYLIAQFPNARLLAIGKQAQQQLAEIKISCSGLRHPAHGGARLFRNQLQDLMAGQS
- a CDS encoding hybrid sensor histidine kinase/response regulator, producing MDKILIVDDQENNRLVIEDILRKQPSSIRSVCSGKEALETVKEWVPDVMLIDHMMPELSGIETTRLLKEQPRFAHLPILIVTAKNDRQTLREAFDAGAVDYILKPVEKTTLLARINSAIRTKKAFDQVQKLSQNLLQQKQELQDFTHMVSHDLKSPVVGAASLFNLFLHRLQEDYPEIRNDPGMHELLDRIPGSFTKMLTFIDTLLNYAMAGKIIGDMQTVSLGKILQTVIEQFEQEQQQGIVKFRLPSKWPKVQCDVLKMSQVWQNLISNSIKYRGKLDQVEIKIGTRVSGNWCECWIEDNGNGIPRLGGEKIFKPFIRLDDSKQGSGIGLATVARILEAHNGIIRLDPRYQNGARFYMRWPHHSITK